One Onthophagus taurus isolate NC chromosome 11, IU_Otau_3.0, whole genome shotgun sequence genomic window carries:
- the LOC111413291 gene encoding uncharacterized protein has translation MPGEEKLGKYVKEVENIRRKAQELSLNDEEINGLFKECFAQLKSPKKEKSKLKKIVWNFLKVFFLFIIIILILYVIINVHQPTTSIVLRNVQGLIYPGLSLIRFLMVPIIKKYPSLTKLYDESCLVENPYFYLNDMECWPCQNVYSVIDLTDSNNHSMYHSGIPYIIKTNQSLITYEKLMETYLNNKEIFDKDADRIKSSNNSLTQIKDLVEFNLKESSETHISWRINRMTPIQLIRKLFPRPYIISEWSGQSMERYVMINGPKSFPYQLPNFECSYVFVIQGFGEQTIILKPTQECFGECRTISVILKPSYVLWYNWWYWRPISLPTRNATGISISYINSYC, from the exons ATGCCTGGTGAGGAAAAATTGGGTAAATATGTAAAAGAAGTTGAAAATATACGTAGAAAAGCTCAAGAATTAAGTTTAAACGATGAAGAAATCAATGGGTTATTTAAAGAATGTTTTGCACAACTAAAATCTCCTAAAAAGGAGAAAAGTAAGCTCAAAAAAATAGTGTGGAACTTCCTCAaagtatttttcttatttattattattattctgaTTTTGTACGTTATAATAAACGTGCATCAACCAACTACGAGTATTGTTTTGAGAAATGTGCAAGGATTAATTTATCCAGGATTGAGTTTAATTAGGTTTTTAATGGTGccgattattaaaaaatatccatCATTAACCA AATTGTACGATGAAAGCTGTTTAGTTGAAaatccatatttttatttgaacgATATGGAATGTTGGCCTTGCCAAAATGTTTACTCTGTTATTGATTTAACAGACTCAAATAACCACAGTATGTATCATTCGGGAATACCttacataataaaaacaaatcaatCTTTAATAACATACGAAAAATTAATGgaaacttatttaaataataaagaaatttttgataaagatGCTGATAgaataaaatcatcaaataacTCATTAACACAAATTAAAGATTTGGTTGAATTTAATCTGAAAGAGTCTTCTGAAACGCATATTTCCTGGAGAATTAACAGGATGACTCCAATACAATTAATTAGGAAACTTTTTCCAAGACCTTATATTATTTCTGAGTGGTCTGGACAAAGTATGGAAAGATATGTAATGATTAACGGTCCAAAATCGTTTCCTTATCAACTCCCAAATTTTGAATGCAGTTATGTATTTGTTATTCAAGGATTTGGTGaacaaacaattattttaaaaccaactCAAGAATGTTTTGGTGAATGCAGAACTATTTCTGTCATTTTAAAACCATCTTATGTCT taTGGTATAATTGGTGGTATTGGAGACCAATTAGTCTTCCAACAAGAAATGCCACTGGAATATCAATCAGCTACATTAATTCGTATTGTTaa
- the LOC111413292 gene encoding transmembrane protein 41 homolog isoform X3 → MSSRQYLEGQSNIRTRTALISVGVIFLTSLFTLFLVYNSFPKLQPDERQHIKIPWNINEAKHLGIILDRYKQDHFYSVLAGVFFTYIFLQTFAIPGSLFLSILSGFLFNFYIALTLVCTCSALGATLCFFLSQLLGKRLIWIYFPKKAKEWAAMVEKHQDNLFNYMVFLRVTPFLPNWFINLTAPVIGVPLIPFALGTFVGVAPPSFVAIQAGQTLHRMSASDSAFSWTSIFWLGVFAVFSLIPIFFKRQLKEKFQ, encoded by the exons ATGTCAAGTCGACAGTATTTAGAAG gTCAATCCAATATAAGGACAAGAACAGCTTTAATTTCTGTTGgggttatatttttaacttcCCTATTTACATTGTTCTTAGTGTATAATAGTTTTCCAAAATTACAGCC tgatGAACGGCAGCATATAAAAATCCCATGGAATATTAATGAGGCAAAACATTTAGGAATAATTTTAGATAGATACAAACAAGATCATTTTTATTCAGTATTAGCCGGAGTATTTTTTACTTATATATT tttaCAAACTTTTGCAATTCCAGGTTCATTATTCTTATCGATACTTTCtggatttttgtttaatttttatatcgcGTTAACGTTAGTTTGTACTTGTTCGGCTTTAGGAGCAACTTTGTGCTTCTTTCTATCCCAATTGTTGGGGAAACGTTTGATATGgatttattttccaaaaaaagctAAAGAATGGGCTGCAATGGTCGAAAAACACCAagataatttgtttaattatatgGTGTTCTTAAGAGTAACTCCATTTCTACCAAATTGGTTCATTAACTTAACTGCCCCTGTTATTGGTGTTCCTCTGATACCCTTCGCGTTGGGAACGTTCGTTGGAGTCGCCCCACCTTCGTTTGTGGCAATTCAAGCAGGACAAACTCTCCATAGGATGTCGGCAAGTGATAGCGCGTTTTCTTGGACATCTATTTTTTGGTTGGGCGTTTTCGCTGTATTCTCACTCATtcctatattttttaaacgacaACTGAAAGAGAAATTCCAATAA
- the LOC111413292 gene encoding transmembrane protein 41B isoform X1 gives MSSRQYLEGYYIQSPEISSSTDVARSPNFIFPITTQFPTGRRSYRSTLYLQSTIPRLRIENDEPPRNLVPCIISSSFVISGQSNIRTRTALISVGVIFLTSLFTLFLVYNSFPKLQPDERQHIKIPWNINEAKHLGIILDRYKQDHFYSVLAGVFFTYIFLQTFAIPGSLFLSILSGFLFNFYIALTLVCTCSALGATLCFFLSQLLGKRLIWIYFPKKAKEWAAMVEKHQDNLFNYMVFLRVTPFLPNWFINLTAPVIGVPLIPFALGTFVGVAPPSFVAIQAGQTLHRMSASDSAFSWTSIFWLGVFAVFSLIPIFFKRQLKEKFQ, from the exons ATGTCAAGTCGACAGTATTTAGAAGGTTATTATATCCAATCTCCTGAGATATCCTCATCCACTGACGTTGCGAGAAGTCCCAATTTTATATTTCCCATCACAACGCAGTTCCCAACAGGTCGAAGATCTTACCGATCCACCCTTTACTTACAATCAACCATTCCGAGACTAAGAATCGAAAATGATGAACCTCCTAGAAATCTTGTTCCTTGTATAATATCTTCTTCCTTTGTTATTAGTg gTCAATCCAATATAAGGACAAGAACAGCTTTAATTTCTGTTGgggttatatttttaacttcCCTATTTACATTGTTCTTAGTGTATAATAGTTTTCCAAAATTACAGCC tgatGAACGGCAGCATATAAAAATCCCATGGAATATTAATGAGGCAAAACATTTAGGAATAATTTTAGATAGATACAAACAAGATCATTTTTATTCAGTATTAGCCGGAGTATTTTTTACTTATATATT tttaCAAACTTTTGCAATTCCAGGTTCATTATTCTTATCGATACTTTCtggatttttgtttaatttttatatcgcGTTAACGTTAGTTTGTACTTGTTCGGCTTTAGGAGCAACTTTGTGCTTCTTTCTATCCCAATTGTTGGGGAAACGTTTGATATGgatttattttccaaaaaaagctAAAGAATGGGCTGCAATGGTCGAAAAACACCAagataatttgtttaattatatgGTGTTCTTAAGAGTAACTCCATTTCTACCAAATTGGTTCATTAACTTAACTGCCCCTGTTATTGGTGTTCCTCTGATACCCTTCGCGTTGGGAACGTTCGTTGGAGTCGCCCCACCTTCGTTTGTGGCAATTCAAGCAGGACAAACTCTCCATAGGATGTCGGCAAGTGATAGCGCGTTTTCTTGGACATCTATTTTTTGGTTGGGCGTTTTCGCTGTATTCTCACTCATtcctatattttttaaacgacaACTGAAAGAGAAATTCCAATAA
- the LOC111413292 gene encoding transmembrane protein 41B isoform X2 encodes MSSRQYLEGYYIQSPEISSSTDVARSPNFIFPITTQFPTGRRSYRSTLYLQSTIPRLRIENDEPPRNLVPCIISSSFVISQSNIRTRTALISVGVIFLTSLFTLFLVYNSFPKLQPDERQHIKIPWNINEAKHLGIILDRYKQDHFYSVLAGVFFTYIFLQTFAIPGSLFLSILSGFLFNFYIALTLVCTCSALGATLCFFLSQLLGKRLIWIYFPKKAKEWAAMVEKHQDNLFNYMVFLRVTPFLPNWFINLTAPVIGVPLIPFALGTFVGVAPPSFVAIQAGQTLHRMSASDSAFSWTSIFWLGVFAVFSLIPIFFKRQLKEKFQ; translated from the exons ATGTCAAGTCGACAGTATTTAGAAGGTTATTATATCCAATCTCCTGAGATATCCTCATCCACTGACGTTGCGAGAAGTCCCAATTTTATATTTCCCATCACAACGCAGTTCCCAACAGGTCGAAGATCTTACCGATCCACCCTTTACTTACAATCAACCATTCCGAGACTAAGAATCGAAAATGATGAACCTCCTAGAAATCTTGTTCCTTGTATAATATCTTCTTCCTTTGTTATTA gTCAATCCAATATAAGGACAAGAACAGCTTTAATTTCTGTTGgggttatatttttaacttcCCTATTTACATTGTTCTTAGTGTATAATAGTTTTCCAAAATTACAGCC tgatGAACGGCAGCATATAAAAATCCCATGGAATATTAATGAGGCAAAACATTTAGGAATAATTTTAGATAGATACAAACAAGATCATTTTTATTCAGTATTAGCCGGAGTATTTTTTACTTATATATT tttaCAAACTTTTGCAATTCCAGGTTCATTATTCTTATCGATACTTTCtggatttttgtttaatttttatatcgcGTTAACGTTAGTTTGTACTTGTTCGGCTTTAGGAGCAACTTTGTGCTTCTTTCTATCCCAATTGTTGGGGAAACGTTTGATATGgatttattttccaaaaaaagctAAAGAATGGGCTGCAATGGTCGAAAAACACCAagataatttgtttaattatatgGTGTTCTTAAGAGTAACTCCATTTCTACCAAATTGGTTCATTAACTTAACTGCCCCTGTTATTGGTGTTCCTCTGATACCCTTCGCGTTGGGAACGTTCGTTGGAGTCGCCCCACCTTCGTTTGTGGCAATTCAAGCAGGACAAACTCTCCATAGGATGTCGGCAAGTGATAGCGCGTTTTCTTGGACATCTATTTTTTGGTTGGGCGTTTTCGCTGTATTCTCACTCATtcctatattttttaaacgacaACTGAAAGAGAAATTCCAATAA